A window of Silurus meridionalis isolate SWU-2019-XX chromosome 4, ASM1480568v1, whole genome shotgun sequence contains these coding sequences:
- the LOC124384866 gene encoding sperm acrosome membrane-associated protein 4-like produces MAGIILGLCVVLMVCVSCSGQTLECFHCELGFWDMCHTTKINCSAGEQCYVGIGVAASVVKIKTMGCLAKDDCNKTTVVTFPANKTTFYKMTNNCCDENYCNRGTEVLIESIPLIALVIAQIIGLHI; encoded by the exons ATGGCTGGAATCATTTTGGGTCTCTGtgtggtgttgatggtttgtGTCTCATGTTCAG GACAAACACTTGAATGTTTTCACTGTGAACTTGGATTTTGGGATATGTGCCACACTACCAAAATTAACTGCAGTGCTGGAGAGCAGTGTTATGTTGGCATCGGAGTGGCAg CCTCAGTGGTTAAAATCAAGACGATGGGATGCCTTGCTAAAGATGACTGCAACAAGACTACTGTTGTGACTTTTCCTGCAAATAAGACTACCTTCTACAAAATGACAAATAATTGCTGTGATGAAAACTACTGTAACAGAGGCACTGAGGTCCTAATAGAATCAATCCCCCTGATTGCACTAGTTATTGCTCAGATAATTGGTCTTCATATCTAA
- the ptpn2a gene encoding tyrosine-protein phosphatase non-receptor type 2a isoform X2, producing MDQDEFNHIDSQGQWQNLYNEIRNQSQECSYKVAKFPENRNRNRYRDVSPYDHSRVRLENLENDYINASLITMEEAQRNYILTQGPLINTRGHFWLMIWEQRSKGVIMLNRVIEKGSEKCAQYWPSEEEKPMYFSDTGFVVTLVSEDVESYYTTRVLKLQNIKTGERRDIYHFHFTTWPDFGVPESPASFLNFLFKVRESGSLEPENGPSVVHCSAGIGRSGTFSLVDTCLVLMDKRKHASVDIQKVLLDMREYRMGLIQTPNQLRFSYMAVMEGLKCILGDSILQQWQNISKEDKEPQTDLGPVLKDTARQTDDGLISKLEEENDERLLGKENQQVYLKAESGSLRKRHREERIASTAKKVQHMKQKMTEAEKKRELVILEAHCPKCRSWNSSSTGTVHVLGFSVPVKLL from the exons ATGGACCAGGATGAGTTTAATCACATAGATTCACAGGGGCAGTGGCAAAACCTGTAtaat GAAATCCGTAATCAATCCCAGGAATGTTCCTACAAAGTGGCAAAATTTCCAGAAAACCGGAACAGAAACCGATACAGAGACGTCAGCCCAT atgATCACAGCCGAGTGAGATTAGAAAATTTAGAAAATGACTACATAAACGCAAGCTTGATAACCATGGAGGAAGCTCAGAGAAACTACATACTGACTCAG GGACCATTGATTAATACTCGTGGCCACTTCTGGTTAATGATTTGGGAGCAGCGTTCAAAAGGTGTCATCATGCTCAACAGAGTCATAGAAAAAGGCTCA GAGAAATGTGCTCAGTACTGGCCCTCAGAAGAAGAGAAACCGATGTATTTCAGTGACACAGGGTTTGTGGTGACTTTAGTGTCTGAAGATGTTGAATCTTATTACACAACAAGAGTGCTCAAGCTTCAAAACATCAAA AcaggagagagaagagacatCTACCACTTTCACTTCACCACTTGGCCTGACTTTGGTGTGCCTGAGTCCCCTGCATCTTTCCTCAACTTTTTGTTTAAGGTTCGAGAGTCTGGCTCACTGGAGCCCGAGAATGGGCCGTCTGTGGTCCACTGCAGTGCTGGGATTGGCAGATCAGGAACATTCTCATTGGTTGACACCTGCTTGGTCCTG ATGGATAAGAGGAAACATGCTTCTGTAGATATACAGAAAGTCCTGTTGGACATGAGAGAGTATCGCATGGGCCTCATTCAAACCCCAAACCAGCTTCGATTCTCTTACATGGCTGTAATGGAAGGACTTAAGTGTATTTTGGGAGACTCCATTTTGCAG CAATGGCAAAACATATCTAAAGAAGACAAAGAGCCACAGACTGATCTGGGTCCAGTGCTGAAGGATACtgcaagacagacagatgatggtcttATCTCAAAgctagaagaagaaaatgatgaAAGATTGTTAGGAAAGGAAAATCAGCAAGTATATTTAAAAGCAGAGAG CGGCAGCTTGCGAAAGCGACATCGTGAGGAGCGGATTGCCAGTACAGCAAAAAAGGTCCAGCATATGAAGCAGAAGATGACTGAagcagagaagaagagagagctGGTTATACTGGAGGCCCATTGTCCTAAATGTAGGAGCTGGAACAGCTCTAGCACTGGGACTGTTCATGTGCTGGGCTTTTCTGTCCCAGTGAAACTTCTATAa
- the ptpn2a gene encoding tyrosine-protein phosphatase non-receptor type 2a isoform X1: protein MDQDEFNHIDSQGQWQNLYNEIRNQSQECSYKVAKFPENRNRNRYRDVSPYDHSRVRLENLENDYINASLITMEEAQRNYILTQGPLINTRGHFWLMIWEQRSKGVIMLNRVIEKGSEKCAQYWPSEEEKPMYFSDTGFVVTLVSEDVESYYTTRVLKLQNIKTGERRDIYHFHFTTWPDFGVPESPASFLNFLFKVRESGSLEPENGPSVVHCSAGIGRSGTFSLVDTCLVLMDKRKHASVDIQKVLLDMREYRMGLIQTPNQLRFSYMAVMEGLKCILGDSILQQQWQNISKEDKEPQTDLGPVLKDTARQTDDGLISKLEEENDERLLGKENQQVYLKAESGSLRKRHREERIASTAKKVQHMKQKMTEAEKKRELVILEAHCPKCRSWNSSSTGTVHVLGFSVPVKLL, encoded by the exons ATGGACCAGGATGAGTTTAATCACATAGATTCACAGGGGCAGTGGCAAAACCTGTAtaat GAAATCCGTAATCAATCCCAGGAATGTTCCTACAAAGTGGCAAAATTTCCAGAAAACCGGAACAGAAACCGATACAGAGACGTCAGCCCAT atgATCACAGCCGAGTGAGATTAGAAAATTTAGAAAATGACTACATAAACGCAAGCTTGATAACCATGGAGGAAGCTCAGAGAAACTACATACTGACTCAG GGACCATTGATTAATACTCGTGGCCACTTCTGGTTAATGATTTGGGAGCAGCGTTCAAAAGGTGTCATCATGCTCAACAGAGTCATAGAAAAAGGCTCA GAGAAATGTGCTCAGTACTGGCCCTCAGAAGAAGAGAAACCGATGTATTTCAGTGACACAGGGTTTGTGGTGACTTTAGTGTCTGAAGATGTTGAATCTTATTACACAACAAGAGTGCTCAAGCTTCAAAACATCAAA AcaggagagagaagagacatCTACCACTTTCACTTCACCACTTGGCCTGACTTTGGTGTGCCTGAGTCCCCTGCATCTTTCCTCAACTTTTTGTTTAAGGTTCGAGAGTCTGGCTCACTGGAGCCCGAGAATGGGCCGTCTGTGGTCCACTGCAGTGCTGGGATTGGCAGATCAGGAACATTCTCATTGGTTGACACCTGCTTGGTCCTG ATGGATAAGAGGAAACATGCTTCTGTAGATATACAGAAAGTCCTGTTGGACATGAGAGAGTATCGCATGGGCCTCATTCAAACCCCAAACCAGCTTCGATTCTCTTACATGGCTGTAATGGAAGGACTTAAGTGTATTTTGGGAGACTCCATTTTGCAG CAGCAATGGCAAAACATATCTAAAGAAGACAAAGAGCCACAGACTGATCTGGGTCCAGTGCTGAAGGATACtgcaagacagacagatgatggtcttATCTCAAAgctagaagaagaaaatgatgaAAGATTGTTAGGAAAGGAAAATCAGCAAGTATATTTAAAAGCAGAGAG CGGCAGCTTGCGAAAGCGACATCGTGAGGAGCGGATTGCCAGTACAGCAAAAAAGGTCCAGCATATGAAGCAGAAGATGACTGAagcagagaagaagagagagctGGTTATACTGGAGGCCCATTGTCCTAAATGTAGGAGCTGGAACAGCTCTAGCACTGGGACTGTTCATGTGCTGGGCTTTTCTGTCCCAGTGAAACTTCTATAa